From the genome of Virgibacillus siamensis, one region includes:
- a CDS encoding cytochrome P450 translates to MTKEIIPLQEVKNFQTRSEEFFPLHWYKEMLRSQPVYFDEDTMTWNVFKYEHVKEVLTNHEVFSVEGPRTSISVGANSEEGTQPDKINIMVDPPEHRKRRSLLSAAFTPRSLKIWEPRIQQIATELIDNIQENATVDIVDSLTAPFPGMVITALFGVPVEDRSQFKHWVDILFQPYNTANQEEIERKKQEAATEYYQYLYPIVVEKRSNPAEDILSDLIKAEVDGERLTDDEIVRVSMFLLGAGVETTSHALANTFYSMLYDDPSLYQELRNDLDLVPKAIEEMLRYRFHIAKRDRTVKQDNNLLGPKMKKGDSVIIWQSAANMDEEIFEDPFTLNIHRSNNKKHLTFGKGQHFCLGAPLARLEIKLVLETFLQKFSRIEPVESFDLENNLTDSAPGQSLMHLPIKVFK, encoded by the coding sequence ATGACTAAAGAAATTATTCCATTGCAAGAAGTTAAAAACTTCCAAACCCGTTCGGAAGAGTTTTTTCCACTTCATTGGTATAAAGAAATGCTCAGGTCACAGCCTGTTTACTTCGATGAAGACACGATGACTTGGAATGTTTTTAAGTATGAGCATGTTAAGGAAGTTTTAACGAACCATGAAGTCTTTTCAGTTGAAGGTCCTAGAACTTCCATTTCTGTAGGAGCGAATAGTGAAGAAGGAACACAGCCTGATAAGATCAATATTATGGTTGATCCACCAGAACATCGAAAAAGACGTTCCTTATTATCAGCAGCTTTTACTCCTCGCAGCTTAAAAATTTGGGAGCCCCGTATTCAACAGATTGCAACAGAACTTATCGATAACATACAGGAAAATGCCACTGTTGATATTGTTGATTCATTGACGGCTCCTTTTCCGGGAATGGTAATCACAGCATTATTTGGTGTTCCTGTAGAAGATCGATCTCAATTTAAACATTGGGTGGATATTCTCTTCCAACCTTATAATACAGCAAACCAGGAAGAAATCGAACGAAAAAAACAAGAGGCTGCTACAGAATATTATCAATATCTCTATCCAATAGTTGTCGAGAAACGATCTAATCCAGCTGAAGACATTCTTTCTGATCTTATTAAAGCCGAAGTAGATGGCGAAAGGCTTACGGATGATGAAATTGTAAGAGTATCCATGTTTCTTTTAGGTGCAGGTGTCGAAACCACCAGTCATGCGCTGGCCAATACGTTTTATTCAATGCTTTACGACGATCCATCCCTGTATCAAGAACTGCGCAATGATTTAGATTTGGTTCCAAAAGCTATCGAGGAAATGCTGCGTTATCGTTTTCATATCGCAAAGAGAGATCGAACCGTTAAGCAGGATAATAATTTATTAGGTCCTAAAATGAAAAAGGGAGATTCAGTCATTATTTGGCAGAGTGCAGCCAATATGGATGAAGAAATATTTGAGGATCCGTTCACACTCAATATTCATCGTTCCAACAACAAGAAGCATTTGACTTTCGGTAAAGGACAGCATTTCTGTTTAGGTGCCCCGCTTGCACGGCTGGAAATAAAGCTTGTGTTGGAAACCTTTTTACAAAAATTTTCCCGGATTGAGCCTGTGGAATCATTCGATTTGGAGAACAATTTAACCGATTCAGCACCGGGGCAGTCGTTAATGCATCTTCCGATAAAAGTATTTAAGTAA
- a CDS encoding methionine gamma-lyase family protein: MIQQLMKQAEADCEEQHKQVNQIAEYNQRRVLKAFRENRVNDSHFNSTTGYGYDDLGREVLEKVYADVFGGEDALVRPQLVSGTHAISTALFGMLRPSDELIYITGKPYDTLETVIGKAGDDSGSLHEFNIGYKEVALLENGGIDYAGIKQSISSQTKVVAIQRSKGYDDRPSFTIDEIAKMVQFVKNIDKNLIIFVDNCYGEFVEEQEPLHVGADVIAGSLIKNPGGGIVRAGGYIAGREDLILQCGHRLTAPGLGKETGATLGMLQELFQGLFLAPHIVAESLKGAILTARFLELTGFETTPHFEAKRTDLIQAVTFHDEANMVAFCQAIQHNSPVNAFVTPYPSEMPGYQDKVIMAAGTFIQGASIELTADGPIREPYTAFVQGGLTYAHVKIALEEAVMHLGEKGLLPNIQGIK; this comes from the coding sequence ATGATACAACAATTAATGAAACAGGCAGAAGCAGATTGCGAAGAACAACATAAACAAGTCAATCAAATAGCTGAATACAATCAAAGACGGGTTCTTAAAGCATTCCGGGAAAATCGTGTAAATGACAGCCATTTTAATTCCACCACAGGCTATGGCTACGATGATTTGGGAAGAGAAGTACTTGAAAAAGTATATGCAGATGTATTTGGCGGGGAAGATGCACTCGTCAGACCGCAACTGGTTTCAGGCACACATGCCATATCAACGGCACTTTTTGGTATGCTGCGTCCCAGCGACGAATTAATTTACATTACAGGGAAACCTTATGATACCTTGGAAACAGTCATTGGAAAAGCTGGTGATGATTCAGGTTCATTGCACGAATTTAATATTGGGTATAAGGAAGTTGCTTTGTTGGAGAATGGCGGGATTGACTATGCTGGTATTAAACAGTCCATTTCATCACAGACAAAAGTGGTGGCGATCCAACGTTCAAAAGGCTATGATGACAGACCATCTTTTACAATTGATGAAATTGCAAAAATGGTGCAATTTGTAAAGAACATCGATAAAAACCTGATTATTTTTGTGGATAATTGCTATGGTGAGTTTGTTGAGGAGCAAGAACCGCTTCACGTTGGTGCCGACGTTATAGCCGGTTCGTTAATCAAGAACCCTGGCGGCGGTATTGTTAGAGCAGGGGGATACATAGCAGGACGGGAGGACCTGATACTGCAGTGCGGGCATCGGTTGACTGCGCCAGGACTTGGTAAGGAAACCGGAGCAACCCTGGGGATGCTTCAGGAATTGTTCCAAGGGCTATTTCTTGCACCGCATATTGTAGCGGAATCGTTAAAGGGTGCAATTTTAACAGCACGTTTTCTGGAATTAACCGGATTTGAAACAACTCCACATTTTGAAGCGAAACGGACAGATTTAATCCAAGCGGTTACATTTCATGATGAAGCGAATATGGTGGCCTTTTGTCAGGCGATTCAACATAACTCACCTGTAAACGCCTTTGTGACACCATATCCAAGTGAAATGCCGGGTTATCAGGATAAAGTCATCATGGCAGCCGGTACATTTATCCAGGGAGCAAGTATTGAACTTACTGCAGATGGTCCGATCAGAGAACCATATACAGCTTTCGTACAGGGCGGACTGACGTATGCCCATGTGAAGATTGCGCTTGAGGAGGCTGTAATGCATTTAGGAGAGAAAGGTTTATTACCGAATATACAGGGTATTAAATAA
- a CDS encoding ferredoxin encodes MTKYAIVNRETCIGCGNCEGIDQDIFELDEDGIAFVKLDQNQGSIPIPEEKVDALEEAIEECPTDSVRLSDQPFSK; translated from the coding sequence ATGACAAAGTACGCGATCGTTAATCGCGAAACATGCATTGGCTGTGGAAATTGTGAGGGAATCGATCAAGACATTTTTGAACTTGATGAAGATGGAATCGCGTTTGTGAAATTAGATCAAAATCAGGGGTCTATTCCAATACCTGAGGAAAAAGTTGATGCTTTAGAAGAAGCCATAGAGGAGTGCCCCACAGATTCAGTGAGGTTATCCGATCAGCCTTTTAGCAAGTAA
- a CDS encoding cytidine deaminase, producing the protein MLKVRSLENQDFELIQEAEKVIEKNYRYGRHHIGSAVRTASGKVYAAVHVEANVGRITVCGEAMAIGKSISEGDHEFDTIVAVAHPHPHENMEKCWVVAPCGMCRELISDYGKDTDVIITYNGELVKCNVMGLLPEKYTSELE; encoded by the coding sequence ATGTTAAAGGTACGGTCTTTAGAAAACCAGGACTTTGAATTGATTCAGGAGGCAGAAAAAGTAATTGAGAAGAATTATAGGTATGGGCGGCACCATATTGGTTCAGCAGTGAGAACAGCATCAGGGAAAGTTTATGCAGCTGTACACGTTGAGGCAAATGTCGGCAGAATAACGGTATGTGGGGAAGCAATGGCAATTGGAAAATCAATTTCGGAAGGGGATCATGAATTTGATACGATTGTAGCGGTCGCTCATCCCCATCCACACGAAAATATGGAAAAATGCTGGGTAGTTGCTCCGTGTGGAATGTGTCGGGAGTTAATAAGCGATTATGGTAAAGACACAGATGTAATCATTACTTATAATGGTGAATTGGTAAAGTGTAATGTGATGGGGTTATTACCAGAAAAATATACAAGTGAACTTGAATAA
- the hfq gene encoding RNA chaperone Hfq, whose protein sequence is MAQTVNIQDQYLNQLRKEHVSVTVFLTNGFQLRGIVKAFDNFTVLLETDGKQQLLFKHAISTFAPVKNVSIEKE, encoded by the coding sequence ATGGCACAAACAGTAAATATTCAGGATCAGTATTTGAATCAGCTTAGAAAGGAACACGTTTCTGTTACTGTTTTTCTAACAAATGGGTTTCAATTAAGGGGCATTGTCAAAGCATTTGATAACTTTACCGTACTTTTGGAAACTGACGGAAAACAGCAATTATTGTTTAAACATGCAATATCCACATTTGCACCTGTTAAAAACGTATCGATTGAAAAAGAATAA
- the glnA gene encoding type I glutamate--ammonia ligase — protein sequence MSSGLTKEEIYKIIEEENVRFIRLQFTDMLGIIKNVEIPLGQLDKAFDNKMMFDGSSIEGFVRIEESDMYLHPDLDSFVVFPWTSEKGKVARFICDIYNPDGTPFEGCPRYNLKRNLKKMEELGFDAFNIGTEPEFFLFKLDEKGDPSLELNDHGGYFDLAPTDLGENCRRDIVLELEEMGFEIEASHHEAAPGQHEIDFKYSDAVKHCDDIQTFKLVVKTIARKHNLHATFMPKPLFGVNGSGMHVNMSLFKNGENQFFDKEGDMQLSDIAYQFTAGVIKHATNYTAVTNPIVNSYKRLVPGYEAPCYVAWSGTNRSPLVRIPYSRGLSTRVEVRSVDPAANPYMAMAVLLASGLDGVKNKLTPPTPVDQNIYTMDKAERIENGIKDLPATLMDALMELDKDPVVVAAMGEHLHEHFMEAKEIEWDMFRTTVHPWEREQYLASY from the coding sequence ATGAGTTCAGGTTTAACCAAGGAAGAGATTTATAAAATTATCGAGGAGGAAAACGTACGCTTTATCCGATTACAGTTCACAGACATGCTTGGGATCATTAAAAATGTAGAAATCCCGCTTGGTCAATTGGATAAAGCATTCGATAACAAAATGATGTTTGACGGTTCTTCCATCGAAGGATTTGTCCGGATTGAGGAATCAGATATGTATCTGCATCCGGATTTGGATTCATTCGTAGTGTTTCCATGGACTTCCGAAAAGGGGAAAGTAGCGCGTTTTATTTGTGATATTTATAACCCCGATGGGACACCATTTGAAGGGTGCCCGCGATATAACCTGAAACGAAATCTTAAAAAAATGGAAGAATTAGGGTTTGATGCATTTAATATTGGAACGGAACCGGAATTCTTTTTATTCAAGCTTGATGAAAAGGGAGATCCTTCACTTGAATTGAACGACCATGGTGGATACTTCGACCTTGCACCAACAGACCTGGGAGAAAATTGTCGCCGTGATATTGTCCTGGAACTGGAGGAAATGGGATTCGAAATTGAAGCATCCCATCATGAAGCAGCACCAGGTCAGCACGAAATTGATTTTAAATATTCAGATGCAGTAAAACACTGTGACGATATCCAAACATTTAAGCTTGTTGTTAAAACCATTGCCCGGAAACATAACTTGCATGCCACCTTTATGCCGAAACCATTATTTGGAGTGAATGGATCGGGAATGCATGTCAATATGTCGTTATTTAAAAACGGTGAAAACCAATTTTTTGACAAAGAGGGTGACATGCAGCTAAGCGATATTGCATATCAATTTACAGCAGGGGTTATTAAACATGCGACAAACTACACCGCTGTAACAAATCCGATTGTTAATTCGTATAAACGCCTTGTGCCCGGGTATGAAGCACCTTGTTATGTAGCATGGTCAGGTACGAACAGAAGTCCATTGGTACGTATCCCGTATTCACGTGGATTAAGCACACGTGTTGAGGTGCGAAGTGTTGATCCGGCGGCCAATCCATATATGGCAATGGCGGTATTACTTGCGAGCGGTCTTGATGGAGTGAAAAACAAACTGACTCCGCCAACACCGGTGGATCAAAACATTTATACTATGGATAAAGCTGAACGAATTGAAAATGGTATTAAAGATCTGCCGGCAACTCTGATGGATGCCCTGATGGAACTGGACAAGGACCCAGTGGTTGTTGCAGCAATGGGTGAACATTTACATGAACATTTTATGGAAGCAAAAGAAATCGAATGGGATATGTTCCGTACGACTGTGCATCCATGGGAGCGGGAACAGTATTTGGCAAGCTATTAA
- the hflX gene encoding GTPase HflX: MSEPILIIAVKKPEHQDNRFQSSLDELVSLCETAGGQVAEVITQNRQRIHPAYYIGEGKMNEIKHMAEELQIELIISNDELSPGQLRNLSDHIGVRVIDRSQLILDIFAQRARTKEGKLQVELAQLEYLLPRLHGQGTEMSRLGAGIGTRGPGETKLETDQRHIRQRIVDIKRRLKAVVQQREQYRKRRRTNEIFQIAVVGYTNAGKSTLFNQLTNSGSLVEDQLFATLDPLTRKIQLPSGFQTLLTDTVGFIQDLPTSLVASFKSTLEEVTEADFILHVADAANPDMEQHHKTVNRLLRDLEADNIPMLTVYNKKDLLEDDFIGINHPNITISALEDADITRLLLKIESILKDAWEWYQVQVLPDQGKTLNRLKRKTIITGQSFQEIQNEYIVEGFMRENHPLKSLMKE, encoded by the coding sequence ATGTCAGAGCCCATACTGATTATCGCGGTTAAAAAACCGGAACATCAAGACAATCGATTTCAATCTTCACTGGATGAACTGGTATCCCTTTGTGAAACGGCTGGGGGACAGGTGGCGGAAGTAATCACCCAAAACAGGCAGCGGATTCATCCTGCATATTATATCGGTGAAGGTAAAATGAATGAAATTAAACACATGGCTGAGGAATTACAAATAGAGCTGATCATTTCCAACGATGAACTATCTCCTGGTCAATTGCGTAACCTATCCGATCATATTGGAGTCCGGGTTATCGACCGAAGCCAGTTGATTTTGGATATATTTGCCCAGCGCGCACGGACAAAAGAAGGCAAACTCCAAGTGGAACTGGCGCAGCTTGAATATTTACTGCCCAGACTGCATGGGCAGGGTACGGAAATGTCCCGGCTAGGTGCCGGTATTGGAACACGCGGACCAGGGGAGACAAAACTCGAAACTGATCAGCGTCATATCAGGCAGCGGATTGTAGATATTAAACGACGGCTGAAGGCAGTTGTCCAGCAACGTGAGCAATACCGGAAACGTCGCAGGACAAATGAAATTTTTCAGATTGCAGTGGTAGGCTATACCAATGCTGGTAAGTCTACCTTATTTAATCAGTTAACAAACAGCGGATCTCTGGTGGAGGATCAGCTTTTTGCAACACTTGACCCATTGACCAGAAAGATTCAGCTTCCATCCGGTTTTCAAACGCTGCTTACAGATACGGTTGGATTTATTCAGGACTTGCCCACATCACTCGTTGCATCATTCAAATCAACATTGGAGGAAGTGACAGAAGCAGATTTTATTCTGCACGTTGCAGATGCGGCAAACCCCGATATGGAACAGCACCACAAAACGGTAAATCGTCTGTTGCGGGACTTGGAAGCTGATAACATTCCCATGTTGACCGTTTATAATAAAAAAGATTTACTTGAGGATGATTTTATTGGTATCAATCATCCGAATATCACGATTAGTGCTTTGGAGGATGCAGATATTACCCGCTTGCTTTTAAAGATAGAATCAATCCTGAAAGATGCATGGGAATGGTACCAGGTTCAAGTATTGCCTGACCAGGGGAAAACATTGAACAGGCTGAAGCGCAAGACAATTATAACCGGTCAATCGTTTCAAGAAATACAAAATGAATATATTGTCGAAGGCTTTATGCGGGAGAATCACCCATTAAAAAGTCTTATGAAGGAGTAA
- a CDS encoding GNAT family N-acetyltransferase, which produces MNFNTERLIIRPFKSDDLHDVFNIYNNDDTCKYLLHDKWTYENLHEEFNKKLENSSLTKESMLSLAVANHIKVIGDLSVWYTDMKDTVEIGVCFSNEVAGKGYAIEAASGLVKNLFDKFGVHRIQANLDARNNASQKLCKRIGMRKEAHFIQDFWNKEEWTDSIIYGLLLSDLN; this is translated from the coding sequence TTGAACTTTAACACTGAAAGATTAATAATTAGGCCATTTAAGAGTGATGACTTACATGATGTATTTAATATTTACAATAATGATGACACATGTAAATATCTCCTGCATGATAAGTGGACATATGAAAATTTGCATGAAGAGTTTAATAAGAAGCTAGAGAATAGTTCACTCACAAAAGAATCCATGTTAAGTTTGGCAGTTGCAAACCATATTAAGGTGATTGGCGATTTATCTGTTTGGTATACAGATATGAAAGATACTGTTGAAATTGGTGTTTGTTTCTCTAACGAAGTTGCGGGAAAGGGTTATGCAATAGAGGCTGCGAGTGGTCTGGTTAAGAATTTATTTGATAAATTTGGTGTGCACCGTATACAAGCTAATCTTGATGCAAGAAATAATGCATCCCAAAAGTTATGTAAGCGTATTGGTATGCGGAAAGAAGCGCATTTCATACAGGATTTTTGGAATAAAGAAGAATGGACAGATAGTATTATATATGGATTGTTGCTTTCAGATTTAAATTAA
- the spoVK gene encoding stage V sporulation protein K — MESQKLRNRNGQINIVLQKNDVAVEETSTGNDPDNNPFSHIDSEFSSFIGMTNLKKTIKEIYATIVMNEKRRQMNLSGNKQVLHMLFKGNPGTGKTTVARKLAKMYFDMNLLSKGHFIEAERADLVGEYIGQTAQKTRAIIQKAMGGILFVDEAYSLARGGEKDFGKEAIDTLVKHMEDNHNDFVLILAGYPYEMDRFLTLNPGLKSRFPFILDFQDYDLEQLLKIAKQMVHEREYELTTEAEWKLKKHLRQKKQETYRNFSNARYVRNIIEHSIRLHAVRLLGKEHFTVDDLIQLTGADLSLDEA, encoded by the coding sequence GTGGAATCGCAAAAGCTTCGAAACCGAAATGGCCAAATCAACATTGTTCTTCAAAAAAACGATGTGGCTGTTGAAGAAACATCTACTGGAAATGATCCAGATAATAATCCTTTTTCACATATTGACAGCGAGTTTTCATCATTCATTGGGATGACAAATTTGAAAAAGACGATTAAGGAAATTTATGCAACGATTGTGATGAATGAAAAGCGAAGGCAAATGAATCTATCTGGTAACAAGCAGGTTCTTCATATGCTATTTAAGGGAAACCCCGGAACAGGAAAGACAACAGTGGCAAGGAAACTGGCAAAAATGTATTTTGACATGAATTTGTTGTCAAAAGGGCATTTCATCGAAGCGGAGCGGGCGGATCTGGTCGGTGAATATATCGGGCAAACAGCACAGAAAACCCGTGCCATCATTCAAAAGGCAATGGGCGGGATTCTGTTTGTCGATGAAGCATATTCGCTTGCACGGGGCGGTGAAAAGGATTTCGGCAAGGAAGCAATTGATACACTTGTGAAACATATGGAAGACAATCATAATGATTTTGTATTAATTTTGGCGGGATACCCGTATGAAATGGACCGATTTTTAACACTTAATCCCGGATTGAAGTCACGATTTCCGTTTATTCTTGACTTTCAGGATTACGATCTGGAACAGCTTTTAAAAATCGCTAAGCAGATGGTTCATGAGCGGGAATATGAATTAACAACGGAAGCAGAATGGAAATTGAAAAAACATTTGCGTCAGAAGAAACAGGAAACCTATCGCAACTTTTCCAATGCCAGGTATGTGCGCAATATTATTGAGCATTCCATACGCTTGCACGCTGTTCGACTCCTTGGCAAGGAACACTTTACAGTTGATGATCTGATCCAATTGACTGGAGCTGATTTGTCACTGGATGAGGCTTAA
- a CDS encoding MerR family transcriptional regulator has product MDDQERRSMPLFSIGVVKKLTELTARQIRYYEEHDLVHPERTSGNQRLFSFRDVDRLLEIKNLLEQGINLAGIKHIVTEKEIVNSKDVRLETKKLRKMVRNELLFETGKMGKANMLQGEMSRFFH; this is encoded by the coding sequence ATGGATGATCAGGAAAGACGCTCCATGCCCTTATTTTCAATTGGCGTTGTCAAAAAGCTGACTGAATTGACTGCTCGGCAAATCAGGTATTATGAAGAACATGATTTGGTTCATCCGGAGCGAACATCCGGTAATCAGCGCTTGTTTTCTTTCCGTGATGTTGACCGCCTGCTGGAGATAAAAAATCTGCTTGAGCAAGGAATTAATCTGGCGGGAATTAAACACATAGTAACTGAAAAAGAAATTGTTAATTCGAAAGATGTAAGATTGGAAACCAAAAAATTACGTAAAATGGTCCGTAATGAATTATTGTTTGAAACTGGAAAAATGGGAAAGGCAAACATGCTGCAAGGTGAAATGTCCCGTTTTTTTCATTAA
- a CDS encoding aldehyde dehydrogenase family protein, whose protein sequence is MRDYLKHYINGEWVESTGSETMEVINPATEEVMGHISLGTQEDLDRAVRAAREAFPFFSQTSKEYRIELLENIANEYEKRKDDLVEVITEELGAPLKLSEKVHYMMGYSHFKQAAEELRNFSFTEKRDKSTIVKESIGVSGLITPWNFPTNQTSTKIASAFAAGSTVILKPAEITPYAAMILADIFEAAGLPKGVFNLVNGTGEGVGNAISSHPDIDFVSYTGSGVAGRKVMENAAKNIKKVALELGGKSPMIVLDDADVHKAAKIAVANISNNTGQVCTAATRVLVPKTMKPQFEQEVKAAVDKLTVGDPKQENRIGPLVSQKQWDRVQGYIQKGVDEGAKVLIGGTGKPQGLNQGYFAKPTVFTDVSNEMTIAQEEIFGPVTTIIPYDTLDEAIEIANDTVYGLAGYVVGEDPETLQKAASGIRAGQIRVNSAPTDFSAPFGGFKQSGIGREWGDFGIEEYLEPKAIMGLPS, encoded by the coding sequence ATGCGTGATTATCTCAAGCACTATATTAATGGGGAATGGGTTGAATCCACAGGTTCAGAGACAATGGAGGTGATCAATCCGGCGACAGAAGAAGTTATGGGTCATATCAGCTTGGGAACACAGGAGGATTTGGACCGGGCTGTCAGGGCAGCGAGAGAAGCCTTTCCATTTTTTTCACAAACATCGAAAGAATATCGGATCGAATTGTTAGAGAATATTGCAAACGAATACGAAAAACGCAAAGATGATTTGGTGGAAGTTATCACAGAGGAGTTGGGTGCACCACTCAAACTTTCGGAAAAGGTACATTATATGATGGGTTATTCTCATTTTAAACAAGCGGCTGAAGAACTTCGAAATTTTTCGTTTACTGAAAAACGCGATAAATCGACGATTGTCAAAGAATCGATTGGTGTCAGCGGGTTGATTACTCCGTGGAATTTTCCAACTAATCAGACCTCGACCAAGATTGCAAGTGCGTTTGCTGCAGGCAGTACCGTTATCTTGAAGCCAGCGGAAATCACTCCTTATGCGGCAATGATTCTTGCAGATATTTTTGAAGCGGCAGGTCTTCCAAAAGGGGTGTTCAACCTTGTTAATGGTACTGGTGAAGGAGTTGGCAATGCTATCAGTTCCCATCCGGATATTGATTTTGTCTCTTATACAGGCTCCGGTGTCGCTGGACGTAAAGTGATGGAGAATGCGGCAAAAAATATAAAGAAAGTTGCACTTGAATTGGGTGGCAAATCCCCAATGATTGTGCTGGATGATGCCGATGTTCATAAAGCGGCTAAAATTGCTGTTGCAAATATCTCGAATAATACTGGTCAGGTTTGTACTGCAGCCACCCGCGTACTTGTTCCAAAGACAATGAAACCGCAATTCGAACAAGAAGTCAAGGCGGCTGTGGATAAATTGACTGTCGGTGATCCTAAGCAAGAAAACAGGATTGGTCCGCTTGTTTCGCAAAAACAATGGGATCGTGTCCAGGGTTACATCCAAAAAGGCGTGGATGAAGGAGCAAAAGTACTCATCGGCGGTACAGGCAAGCCTCAGGGGCTTAATCAAGGATATTTTGCAAAACCAACTGTATTTACAGATGTCAGCAATGAGATGACAATCGCCCAGGAAGAAATTTTTGGGCCGGTAACCACCATTATCCCGTACGACACCTTGGATGAAGCGATCGAAATCGCAAACGATACCGTCTATGGTCTAGCGGGTTATGTAGTTGGGGAGGATCCTGAAACATTACAAAAAGCGGCATCTGGCATCCGCGCAGGTCAGATTAGGGTGAATTCTGCCCCAACCGATTTCTCCGCACCGTTTGGTGGATTTAAACAATCCGGCATTGGACGCGAATGGGGCGACTTTGGTATTGAGGAATATCTTGAGCCTAAAGCAATCATGGGGCTCCCTTCATAA
- a CDS encoding TetR/AcrR family transcriptional regulator: MLRHYTMDKKSLREIKKKATANALAEAAFELALDRGLDGFTIDDIVQRAVYSRRTFANHFSCKEEAVATAALTFKSTREAEELIEGMSENTPLLDILYHLMKMQLTANHFWKMRKLVSLTKQNPTLVPYILSAFHRLKITAQQTLSELSHGRDSDEYIHLLVGAVYGAIQPLYDGSLHVLLPGESTSESCEAATYDKYLDTIFNYLRNGFY; this comes from the coding sequence ATGCTTAGGCATTATACGATGGACAAAAAAAGCTTGCGTGAAATAAAAAAGAAGGCGACTGCTAATGCATTGGCTGAGGCAGCATTCGAGCTCGCACTTGATCGTGGTTTGGACGGCTTTACCATTGATGATATCGTTCAGCGGGCTGTTTATTCCAGGAGAACATTTGCAAACCACTTCTCCTGTAAGGAAGAAGCGGTGGCAACAGCTGCCCTAACCTTTAAATCCACCCGGGAGGCCGAAGAGTTAATTGAAGGTATGTCTGAAAACACTCCTTTGCTTGACATCCTGTACCATTTGATGAAGATGCAGTTGACAGCAAATCATTTCTGGAAAATGCGTAAACTGGTATCACTTACGAAACAAAACCCGACACTCGTTCCCTATATTCTTAGCGCTTTTCACCGATTGAAAATAACGGCACAGCAAACATTAAGTGAATTATCCCATGGCCGGGACTCTGATGAGTACATTCATCTTCTTGTAGGTGCTGTTTATGGAGCAATACAACCTTTGTACGATGGTAGTCTCCATGTACTGCTTCCAGGTGAATCGACATCCGAATCATGTGAGGCTGCAACCTACGACAAATATTTAGACACGATATTTAATTATCTGCGAAACGGATTTTATTAA